accccacaagttttctatggggttcaagtcaggtgactgggatggacatggcaggaccttgattttgtgttcagtaaaccatttttgtgttgattttgatgaatgttttggatcatagtcctgctagaagatccaaccacagcccatttgaaggtttctggcagaggcagtcaggttttcatttaatatctgttgatatgatgccatgtatcctaacaaaatgtctaggtcttctggcagaaaaacagccccaaaacattaaagagccaccaccatatttaaccgtggacatgaggtacttctccatatggctacctctctgtgtgcaccaaaactacctctggtgtttattgacaaaatgcactattttggtttcatctgaccatagaacccgatcccatttgaagttccagtagtgtctggcaaactgaagatgcttgggtttgtttttggatgagagtagaggcttttttcttgaaacccttccaaactgATGTGCTGATGTAGATGaattcggattgtagttttggagactttctgaccccaagacgcaactagcttctgcaattctccagctgtgatccttggagattttttggccactcgaaccatcctcttcacagtgcactagacaatatagacacacgtcctcttccaagttgattcataacatttccagttgactggaacttcttaattattgccctgatggtggaaatgagcattttcaatgcttttgctattttcttatagccacttcccattttgtgaagctcaacaaccttttgccgcacatcacagctaaattccttgatcttacccattgttatgaatgattaagggaattttacctatgtgttacctcatatttatacccctctgaaacgggaagtcatggttgagcaatttcctgttcctagtcacccaggtgtactaaaagaaattaaatatcaatgggaatatacttcaaatatatttttctcatatgaattcatagggatgccaataattgttgcacatctatatttaacaaatattttttaggataaacctgtgtttttttgttgtttttttttgtaattgtttgatatccatgaatttttgtgaattttctgaacaaaatatcaaaaggttaaacaataaaaacaatttttcacagccttctttgctcatatttactaagggtgccaacattagtggagggcactgtatatttaacTTGCAGTATCCTGGAAGTACGGGATGAATATCACAGCTCATCCAGCTCTGCCATTATagtgacttttaaaaaaatttaagattgttttaaatttcttttattttcttttttttttttttaaatttccaacAACCAATCTGACAGGAAATGTTTGGTATCTAGTTTAAgcatagtgtttttttttctgaaaatattcCATATACtcgtatttattattaaaatgcctTCACCATCTGTGAAGTGTGAAATGTTTACAATTTACCAAATTTTGTTGAACAAGCCTTTTACTATTTGCCTTTTCTCTGTATGACTCAATATTGTATATGTacataatcccactatccagaGTCACTCAACAGACTCCCTTTTGAGTATGGATATGATAATATAGTACACATTAAAGTCTGTTCCCTCTTGAAAATAATGCCCATTTAACTGTTGACTTTTGACTTGTAGTAAATATACCACATGGGAGTCATTTTATCCTACTTATTATTTGTCTCATGCATTTTAAGATGTCATATATATGCACCCTACTTATAATTCGTTCCACATTGGAGCATGCGGACATTTGAACCAGTCCTTTCTCTTACCTTCATCATGTCCTAACCCTTAGTAAATTTAAAGGAAATTTTGGAAATGTTGTGTTGCTGGGTTTGAAGTTACACAAAATGCCCAATGCCCAGAATGGTACCCAAAAACCATTAAGGACTCAGCACAACCCATCAAAATGCTGCTGTAAAGCTGCCAGAGCTCTATATCCTTTGGTTATGAATGGGCTGTTCCATATACAGTGACGTCATTTGGGACCTCACTGCAGTTGCATTTGGCCCCTGTGCCTGCACCGACCGCATAATGTAACCTTGGCCAGACAGTGTGAAAGGCGCCTGTCCCTGATCTGTCAACAGCTCTGTGCAGAAGCAATGCTAAATGGGTTTTGTGCACGTTGCTGATCTACAGATCACTGAGACTACCTAGTGTACCTAATCCATTTCTGTCCTGGCTGGATGTGAGCTTCCTTTGCTTCTatttaagaagaaaaacatgtaaGTTAGTCGTTTCTTCATAAGAAGCGATGGCCAGGAACACTGTGATGTTTGTAATTTGTTCAGTTTGTCACACTATCTTGGTGATAGGTGGGAACACCAATATGACTCTCATGTGCAGAGCTGCCTGTGCAACCGTCAGCACTGTCCCTGTTAGAGCCCCGGGGAAAACCGCAAAAGACTTGGCTTACCATTCAGCATTACTAGATGACATGGCTGGGTGTGAGCAAGAAGTCTGTGTGATGTGCCTTCACCAGCAAAAGGTCAGAACAGCCAGGCTGCCTCCGCTGGGCCTGCTGaaggaaaaatggaaaatgtggctggatttttttcccccaccttgGCATGGTGGTTAGAGAAGGTTGAGGGCAGACATCCCTGCTGCACTAAGCATCTACTGAAAGCTTCACAGGGATTCAGGCCAAGTTCAACTTTTGTCTACTTTTCAAAAAAGAACTGACCTGTGGGTGTCTAGTCTACATAAGCAGGACTTATGTGTCTCACAACGTTTGCTCTAAATCTTGACAGTGCTATATATATTGCAACATATACAAAAACCAAGGATACAAAGTCAtgcactaaaaataaaaaacgttTGTGCAACTCCACAGTGTAGAAGTTGTGAAATGGGCTGTTTTAATTAGATTAGATGATTAGGAAAAAGCATTTCTTTAAGCAGTGGCATCAGACTCTTCCATGTGCATGCCAAATCAGATGACCTCATTATTCCTCATTACTCTCCCAGTAGCACCTGTGATGGAGTTTAAATGTGGCAGATCAGTTAATCCTACAAATATGGCAGATCAGATAATCCTAATGCAACCAAAGAATGATACACTGGTGTCTCCACTCCCTTCTCCAGTGAGGCTGCATGTGATTGCTACTATTAACAAGAAGCAAGTGTTGCCAGTGAATGTTTTTTCAACACATTTGAGATACTCTGACGTTCTCACTTagggtggtgtgtgtatatatatatatatatatatatatatatatatatatatatatatatatatatatatatatatatatatatatatagtacatgcAGAAATCCCACTGAATTGGAACAGTTCCAAATTATACATActgtgtagagagagtagaaaTGTTTCAGCTTGGCTTTAAAAGAGGAAATGGAAGAGCAATCCCTGAGAGATTGAGATCGAATTCAGGTGCTAAGAGTAATGACCTGCTTGCCAAAGTGGATAATGTAAACTAGGGGACATATCTTTGCCCCGGGCCAAAGGATTTTAGTGGGCATACTGTGTACATGGAAAGAGGAGTTCTGAAAAGTATTATGGAAGGCCTTTAATGGCAGGAGTAGGATTATGTATTCAGTGTGAGTCGAGATGAAAGCCAATGTATACAGAATTGGGGTTAAAACTACTTCAGTATTAGTGAGATCTCTGAGGACTGAGGTGTGTATACAGTGACGCTTTTAGTCAGTACGCTACTGATAAGGGAGTTACAGTAACTGAATAATTCTGAAATCATGTATTAGGGTTTCAGTATTTTTGGATTCAACAAATGGCAAGCAGTAttacaaaaatggaaaaaatatatattttggtgAGTATTCTAATGTGAGGCTCAAATGTTATGACAAACGTGCCATGGCAAATAAATAATAGtcttgagggttttttttctagtAGTTTTATGCTTTTTAGTTTTAGTATTAGGAAAATAGAGTAAAGCTGTTAAgtctaatacaaaaaaaatacttctCATGAAATGTGAGATTGCTTCTTGGCCTCTGCGGTGATGTTCAGTATTTTAGAATCTGGCCTGCTGTTTACAGATGGTTGCTCAGGAAGCTGCTGTCTGAGCTTCATGCCagacctgatttttttttttcacctgttTTTCCCTTGTTCTTTGCCTTTTCTGTGGAGTAAAAGATGTGACCAGGTGATGACAGGCTCACCATGCCTAATGTTTAATGGACAGGGAGGGTTGTCCAATTATAGATCTGATTTATTAGCTGTTGGTTGCTGTCATGTGTTGGACATGTAGGGACGTTGAACTGCTCAGAGCTCTCATtacactggcaacaaaagtacACCACATCCTCCTGTGTGGCCTTTGCCTCCATGCCAAGAACTCTACAGTACATTGAAACTTGACCAGCTAAAGCACATGTTTATCAAACAGGGCTGAGCTGTTGTGGTGTCTGCTGGTGGGATGATGTGTAGACAGTATATTGGAGACAGATATGAGGAAAAGATTTGTTTACTCTGACTACACAGTCTACATTGATGCACCATAGTGAAACTATGTGAGGTATTCAAGAATGGTCTTATCATTCCTCGTATCACATCAAATGCCCATTGTATTCTGTTAAGAAACTTCTCAAAGCCTCAAAGATGCTCTGTTCTGCTCTGGCAGGAAATTCCCACTCATAATCTGCTTATGTTTTACTGGTCTGTTACTCCACAGCTGGAGTGTGTGATGCTTAGATAATGGTGAATGTGAAGGTTGTGTACAGGCCTGTAGCTGAGGTGAGTGTCATGTCAAGAAAGGCGACCAATGGTCTGCATCAAAATAAAGGAATCTTTTCAGACCTGTATATCTTGTTTAGACTGGTTTGGAAGAGAGATTGCTTGGGCTGGGACTAAAATGTGTAGGGATTTCCTTGGTGTGGAGTAAAATCCCTAAGGAAGCTTGCTTATTAACTGAGAAAGTATAAAATGACCCCTATTTAATTTCACAGACTATGATAATATTCCACACAATGAACCCAGATCAGTGGAGCATCCAGTTTATAAAAAGCACTAGCTCTGCTACATGTATAAAACTTCATTTAAGGACTCTATATCTGGCATTTTAAGACTGCAGTTTGACTTTGACTTTAGGCAACAGTGAGTCACTGCTTTGCAATTGGTAATATTGCCTAAAAAGTGCCAATACTACAGAGCCAATCAAGTGGCATGAAAAAGGCTTGAAATGGCTGAAATCTGAGAATCAAAGCCCATCAGACAATCAGACATCTCACACGGCTTCTAAACAACATAATAACTAGATCACTCTAGAGAACTCCTTTTAATCATGTCCTCTAGTGCATAGTCCTGTTGGTGAAGCTAATGTAATCTACCTGAGAATCATATATTATTTGTCAAGTCCAATCTTGATGGTGTGGTGCTGACAGGATGAGACAGCGTGGGCTGTAAGAGGAGAAGTTCTTCACCCAGTCTGGTCTCTGGCACTGGACAATAGCTCACAAATATCTCTCTCCGCCCCTTCCTAAGTTAAAGACGCAACCCAGAGCTGGATTTAAGCACAATATGGAGAATTTCACAACTTAGTGGTTAGAACATCATTCATCATGTCCTATCTATCTGGCTATGAATAAATGATATATAACAGACTGTAAACAAATAAGGCATGTGAGCCACAACTTCAGATACATGTGAAAGAGTGATTATTGAAGATGGACCTCTTGGCGATGTGCTTCCCTCCCCTGCTAAAAGGGGTCATGATGAGGTAATCACTCGAGACCTCTAGTAGTGGACCGACGTATGATctcggcacacacacacacacacacacacacacagaccacagtCAAACATGTCTGTCAGGGATAAAGAGTATTCTGCAATTTATCATTGCCCCAAGGAGACATTTGCAAACATCAAACCCACTTTTTAACCGTAATCGTTTTACAGTCCCTCACTCAGCCTTGATCAGATGCAGATGCGTCGATAATGTTTATGTGCTCACCAcctttttatctctctttcttgccAGGATGTAGGATAGAGAACTGTGAGACCTGTTTCAGCAAAGAGCATTGTACGAAGTGCAAGCCTGGTTTTTACTTGCACAAAACCCGCTGCTATGAGAAGTGTCCAGAGGGCTTTGCTCCACTGGATGACAGCATGGAGTGTGGAGGTAAGGAGAGCCTACATAAGAGAAAGCACTGATATAGCATtgagtaagaaataaaacgctGATGGTCATACGGTTATTCTCAAATAATCCACCAACAGAATAGATGCTTTGCACCTTCACTACCCCGAAAATAGATTATtttctatataatataatataattattattcatattaagGCCTggtgtgttgtattttttttttgtataccaCATTGATTTGTCAACACGTACAATTATAACCTCatgctttttaattatttatagtaGCATGTCATGTTATGGAATGCCCGTGAGACAATGTCCTGTTATTGCTCATGTTATAACAGATATAGTCTATAACAGATAGAGTCAGATAtagatacagtcccctctgaaggTATTGAAACAGCAAGCCCAATTCAGTGTttttcgctatacattgaagacattggGGTTTGTCTGACCAAGACAATCAACAGACCTTAACCCAAAGCATTTCACCTGCTGAAGacgagactgaagggagaaatccccaaaacaaacaaaagtaaaatgcaacggtttggtgatgtcagtggatCACCGTCTTTGAtgaagttattgcaagcaaggggtatgcaaacaaatattaggcgttatttactttaatttactttaagactgtctgttccattacttttgctcacctaaaaattggttGGTCTGCCGCAAAAGATGCCATGCtataagttgtttaacacatctagatgagAACATCAGGaagtgaaagctgaaattctgattctATCGTCTCATGTTCACCTTTttatttcaaacccaaatgtattcaatgtataaaacaaaagatttggccttgctgttccaatacttttggagtgGACTGCATAGTCATCCCCTCACCACACCATAAAAACCCACAGCTTGTCACGTTATTGAGAAACCGTAAAGTACAAAATCTGCTGTCCTGAAGAGtctcctgtggtggaaaacttaatGACACCGAcaccagagactccttccataaatatgaaataaatgtctccttacaggaGACGTCACCataatccgtttattattatatttagatTATATGGAGCGTCCACCATAAAGTCCccatgaatgagctgttactatagacacCATAATGTATtggaatgagcacattaatatgaaCCTCTCATTTGAATCACAGCCTGAATTGCTGTCACAGCTATGCTGTTCTAGAAACTCAACATCTACTGACCAATCCAGTTTGCGAATTCAAAAATGCTGTgctaaaataaacagtaatgacTGATGACATTCTCTAATGGAAACGGAGTGAAAACGACCATATTATAAGGAATCGCTGTAATGCTGTGTGTTAACCGTGAAGTAGTTTCTAAACCCTtatcctttccttccttcagaGGGCTGTGAGGTGGGCCAGTGGAGCGAGTGGGGGACGTGCACCAGGAGAAACAAAACATGTGGCTTCAAGTGGGGATTGGAGACTCGCACAAGACATATTGTGAAGAAACCGCCAAGGGACACGATACCTTGCCCGACGATTGCTGAGTCCAGGAGGTGCAAAATGCCTATGCGACACTGCAGGAAAGGTGAGATACGGCATATATTTACACTCCTTTGGTGTAAATCTTTAAAGGAAAGCCTGAAAGCTCTTGTGGCCAACTTGGTGAGTTTATTGCTAGACTTTGCACCTTTTTAGAGCCTTTTagtgagtttttaaaaaaatgagcCTAATGCAAATTGCATTTTGACCCGATGCTAGTAACTGTCCTGTACTCGATACagctctccagctcacatcacagctgctggTTATGTTGAAAGAGCAGCTTTGCTCAactcaccaccagtgtgtaaagCCTGAATTAGTTGCATTTGCACAATCTTGTGTCTTCAGaaatatgttttttctttttcatataaCATATGCAAATGACATtgacaaatgaatgaatatgcaaattagcttagtggttagcgcatttgcctcacacttccagagttgtgggttcgattcccactgtggccctgtgtgtgcagagtttgcatgttctccccgtgctgcagggagtttcctccccagtccaaagacatgcatggtaggttgattagcatgtccaaagtgtccgtagtgtgtgaatgtgtatctgattgtgccctgtgatacattggcaccctgtccagggtgtaccccgccttgtgcctgatgcttcctgggataggctccaggtttccctggtaccctgaagaaaggataagtggtatagatgatggatggatgattttaTTTCAAGCCACTTGCCAAGTGGCCAtcgtgtgtatatttatatatatatatatatatatatatatatatatatatatatatatatatatagggtctAAGAAGAGACAAATATGCAATATTTTCACATTCACCTGTTTTactataatcttttttttctgctctaCACTGTCTTCTCTAACCTCAatccttttatttaaattgtaagTGGCTGGTGGTGTGTTTTCATGCATGATACATTACTGTTTTTCCATGCTCACTTTAGTCTGTATGCAATGTTTTGCCGCA
This genomic window from Ictalurus punctatus breed USDA103 chromosome 1, Coco_2.0, whole genome shotgun sequence contains:
- the rspo2 gene encoding R-spondin-2 isoform X2, which produces MQFRLFSFALIVLNCMDYSYCQTQAHRWRRNKRASYVYPICKGCSVCSKDNGCMTCQPKLFLFLRRERMRQYGECLHVCPSGYYGTRGPEINMCSRCRIENCETCFSKEHCTKCKPGFYLHKTRCYEKCPEGFAPLDDSMECGEGCEVGQWSEWGTCTRRNKTCGFKWGLETRTRHIVKKPPRDTIPCPTIAESRRCKMPMRHCRKGEGLDPLQP